In Streptomyces sp. NBC_00683, the DNA window GGTTGGGCGGGAGGTGTCGATGTGTTATCACGCGGGCGCGATCCAGGCCGGATCGGGGGACGTTTTCTCACCATTTGACCGGAATTTATCCGGCATAACGGCCTCTCTGTGGAGTCGGTCACAGGGTCGTAACTCTCGTGACACGCATCCGGATTACGCGGCCGGGCCATGTGGGAACTGGGGTGTTTAGGTGCGAGGAAAGCGGGCAGAAGAATGCGGGGAGCTGCTCCTGATAAAGCAGCTCCCCTTATTCATCGATTGAGGCGCCCGATTATTGGTCCGGGTGAATTCAGTTCCCCGGCCAGGTTTCCGATACGGCCTTGCGGGCAGCCTCCGGGTCGGTCGTGCGTCCGGCGCCGTCCAGCGCGGCACCCAGGGCGGCGAGCGAGGACAGGACCGAGCCCCGCGTCGCGTCCACGCCGTAGTGGTTGACCCGGATCATCTCCTTGGACAGCGCGCCGCCGCCCGCGATCAGGGGCAGCGAAGGATCGGCGGCGAGCGCCCGCTCGACCAGGACGGAGGCGTCGACGCCCTCGGGGGCGCGCAGCGTCGTGGCGACCGGCGCCGCCTCGCGGGCATCGTGGACGTACGGCTCCAGCCCGCCGCCGAGCGCCAGGGCGCCCGCCCGGGTCGCCGCCGCCGCCGAGGCGTGCCGGGCCATCAGGGAGTCCAGGCCCTCGGCCTCGATCCGCTCCAGACAAGCCTCCAGCGCCAGCATCTCCAACTGTGCGGGCGCGTGCAGCAGCGCCTTGCGCCCACCGTCGATCCAGCGCGTCTTCCAGTCCAGGAGGGAGAGGTACGAGTGCCGCGGAGCCTTCGGGTTGGCCGCGATCCGCTCCCAGGCACGCCCGCTCACCGACACCGCCGAGACCCCGGCCGGGCCGCCCATCGCCTTCTGGGCGCCGATGACACACAGATCCACACCCCAGGCGTCCGGCAACAGCGGCTCCGCCCCCACGGACGCGACGGCGTCCAGCATGAACAGCGCACCGTGGGCCCGGACCGCCTCGCCGATCTCCGCGACCGGATTGGTGTTGCCCGTCGCGGCCTCGGCGTGCACCAGCGACACGAAGTCGATCTCCGGGCGCGCGGCCAGCGACTGCGCGACCTGCTCGGCGGTGACCGCCGTGTGGAACGGCACCGCGAGATCGACGACATCGGCGCCGCAGTCCCGCAGCCAGTTGCCGAAGGTCTGGCCGTAAGGACCCGTGACGATGTTCAGCGCGGTCGAACCGGCCCCGGCCCCGCCCCGGATGCAGCCTTCGAGGGGCAGCAACGCCTCGCCCTGCATGATCACGACGTCCTGCTCGGTGGCGAGGAGGTCGGCCACCCGACGCTCGATCGCCGCGAAATGCGCTGCGGTGAGCGGGGGAAGGTCGAGGAGGGGGTGCGTCACGGTGGTGCTCTCTTCGGATCGGTCCAGCTGCGGTCGGCGGTGCTTCGAGGGTACCCAGCGCCTCCTGGAGGCCCTTGTCCACCGCCTCGTACAGTGCAGCCATGAGTGATCACGAGGTGGCGCCGGTGCTGCGGATCAAGGGGCGGGTGCTCGTCGGCCCCGACGACGTCAGGGACGGTCTCTGGGCCGTCGACGGGCGGATCACCTACGAGCGGCCGCCCGGCGCGGACGACGCGGTGACCGTCAGCGGCTGGGCCCTGCCCGGTCTCGTCGACGCGCACTGCCATGTCGGCCTCGACCGCCACGGACCCGTCGACGCGGCGACCAGCGAGAAGCAGGCCCTCAGCGACCGGGAGGCGGGCACGCTGCTCATCCGGGACGCCGGATCACCCTCCGACACCCGGTGGATCGACGACCGGGAGGACCTGCCGAAGATCATCAGAGCGGGCCGTCACATCGCCAGGACCCGCCGGTACATCAGGAACTACGCCCACGAGATCGAGCCCGGTGACCTGGTCGCGTACGTCGCGCGGGAGGCGAGGCGCGGGGACGGCTGGGTGAAGCTGGTCGGCGACTGGATCGACCGCGACGCCGGCGACCTGACCGCCTGCTGGCCGCGCGCCGAGGTCGAGGCCGCCATCGCCGAGGCGCACCGCCTGGGGGCCAGGGTCACCGCTCACTGCTTCGCCGAGGCCGCCCTGCGCGACCTGGTGGAGGCGGGGATCGACTGCATCGAGCATGCGACGGGGCTGACCGAGGACACCATTCCGCTCTTCGCGGAGCGTGGCGTCGCGATCGTCCCGACGCTGGTCAACATCGCCACGTTCCCCGACCTCGCTGCGGGCGGCGAGGCCAAGTTCCCCCAGTGGTCGGCCCACATGCGGCAGCTGTACGAGCGTCGCTACGACACCGTGCGCGCGGCGTACGACGCGGGCATCCCGGTCTTCGTCGGCACGGACGCGGGCGGCTCGCTGGCCCACGGCCTGGTGGCGGGGGAGGTCGCCGAACTGGTGAAGGCGGGCATCCCGCCCGTCGAAGCCCTCTCCGCGACGGCCTGGGGCGCCCGGAAGTGGCTCGGCCGGCCGGTGCTGGAGGAGGGTGCTCCGGCGGACCTGGTCGTGTACGACGAGGACCCGCGGGCGGACGTGCGCGTGCTGGCGGACCCGCGGCGGGTGGTGCTCAACGGGCGGGTGGTCGGCTGACCGGTCGGGGAGGCGCCGGGTTGACCGGCAGTGACCCGGTGGCCGCCCACTCGTTGAAGCACCTCGTTGCGTTCTTCCGGCCGTCCGGTGAGCGCGCCGCCGCGCTGGGCGAAACGAGTGACTCCGGGGAACTCCTGTGCCGGAATATTCGAAGGTGTACGCGAAAAACCCCCTTTGGAGTGAACTGACGCCAGGTGTCTGTCAGTTCACCCTCTGTGCGTAAAGATTCACGGAGTCGAGGTCCCCGGCGCACGCGATGTCCCCCATTGACGGCGCCGGAGGGCTCCAAGTCTCTTGTGGGGGTTCCACCATTTTGAACAGCAACACCTTCCGCCTGGCTGCCCTGGCCGTCGCCGCCGCGCCCGTCGCACTGCTGGTCGCCGTCCCCGCGCAGGCCGCCACCGGAACGGCGCCGGCCACCCCGGCCGACGGCCGCGGAAAGGCGAGCGCGGTCGTACTCCGGGCCGCACTGGACGTCTCGCTCCTGAACAAGTCGGTCGAGGTGCCGCTCAAGGCCACGCTGAACGAGGTGCAGGCACCGGCGAGTGCCGAGGAGACCGCGCTCAGCGTGGAGCTCGACGGAGCGGAGCGGGGGCGCCCCGTCCATGTGCTGAAGGCCGACGTGGCCACCGCGAAAGCGACCGTCGACAAGCACAGGGCCGAGGGCTACACCAACCTCGTGAAGGCCCGGGTGCACGTACCA includes these proteins:
- a CDS encoding pyridoxal-phosphate-dependent aminotransferase family protein, with product MTHPLLDLPPLTAAHFAAIERRVADLLATEQDVVIMQGEALLPLEGCIRGGAGAGSTALNIVTGPYGQTFGNWLRDCGADVVDLAVPFHTAVTAEQVAQSLAARPEIDFVSLVHAEAATGNTNPVAEIGEAVRAHGALFMLDAVASVGAEPLLPDAWGVDLCVIGAQKAMGGPAGVSAVSVSGRAWERIAANPKAPRHSYLSLLDWKTRWIDGGRKALLHAPAQLEMLALEACLERIEAEGLDSLMARHASAAAATRAGALALGGGLEPYVHDAREAAPVATTLRAPEGVDASVLVERALAADPSLPLIAGGGALSKEMIRVNHYGVDATRGSVLSSLAALGAALDGAGRTTDPEAARKAVSETWPGN
- a CDS encoding amidohydrolase family protein yields the protein MSDHEVAPVLRIKGRVLVGPDDVRDGLWAVDGRITYERPPGADDAVTVSGWALPGLVDAHCHVGLDRHGPVDAATSEKQALSDREAGTLLIRDAGSPSDTRWIDDREDLPKIIRAGRHIARTRRYIRNYAHEIEPGDLVAYVAREARRGDGWVKLVGDWIDRDAGDLTACWPRAEVEAAIAEAHRLGARVTAHCFAEAALRDLVEAGIDCIEHATGLTEDTIPLFAERGVAIVPTLVNIATFPDLAAGGEAKFPQWSAHMRQLYERRYDTVRAAYDAGIPVFVGTDAGGSLAHGLVAGEVAELVKAGIPPVEALSATAWGARKWLGRPVLEEGAPADLVVYDEDPRADVRVLADPRRVVLNGRVVG